From Sporolactobacillus pectinivorans:
GTGCCGGTATGGTTGCCGCCATATTGAGTTTTGCAGGATTTGAAGGAGCGGCTAGTCTTGGAGAGGAAAGTAGGAATCCGAAAAAATACATTCCTGTTGCAATTTTGAGTACTGTTATCTTTGCTGGAGTAATTTACATTTTTGTCAGTTTTGCCGAGATTAACGGCTTTGGTGTTACGAGTGCTGGTCTGAAGGCATTCACAAGTTCCGGCTCAACAATCGTAGAATTATCGAATAAGTATGCCGGTGCCGTGTTCACGGTAATTATCACCTTTGCTATCAGCATTTCAGCATTTTCTACTGCATTAGGTTCCAGTACAGCAAGTAGTCGAGCTCTTTATCAGTTAGCAAAAGATGGGAAGGTTCCTTCGCTGTTTGGGAAAGTGCATGAAAAACATAACACACCGTATATTGCCGATAGTGTCATTACAATCGCATCGGTCATCCCGATAATTGCTCTCTATTTTGGTAGCGGTTTGCAAATTGATGGCTTTACGGTATTTTATTACATTGGGACAATTGGAACTCTTGGTCTCATTGTTGTTTATCTACTAACTTGCATAAGCTCAGTTGCATATTTTGGCTTTAATAAGAAAGTATGGACCTGGCAGAATATTGCACCTATCGTAGGTGGATTACTCCTACTTTACGTGCTTTGGGCGAACGTTAGCCCATCAGCTCTTTCGTATCCTTTTAATATTTTCCCATATATTGCACTTGCTTTTATTGCAATAGGTAGTATTTATACTTATTATTACCAAAAAGGGAGCAGGGTAGCTGCAGATCAATCAAATATTACTAATTAATGTCCCATTAATGATTGAGTGAGCTATTTTGACTGTCAATAAAGTTTTTTAAAGTATAAAAAGATCGGAGAGAAATTTATTTGAATTTCTCTTCGATTCTTTTTTTGAGGTGGATTGACCAACCAAGCCAACAATTTGAGTTCGAAAGTATTTGGCAATTAATTTATGCATGTCCGGTGGGCACACAGTATAATCAAAACGGTGGAAGGATGCTGTTAACACTGAGGAGAGGTTTCATGAAGCGGTTATTTATTGTATCAGTGAATCAACAATCCGGATTATAGAAAAAAAGCTGTCTTATTTGCCGCGTATCCGGCGAAAAGGAAGCTTTTTACTGTTTGCTTTATTTTGAATGCTTGTTTTCAGTTTAAATTCAGTTCAACTGCTTATATTAATCATTGTAAAATGAAAGTTTTAACGTAAGAAAATGAAACATAAAAAGGAATTTAAAAATGAGTCTTTCGAAAACCTTCGCTCATCGTGTGGTTATGTTTTTCACTTTAATTATTGGTTATGAATTCCTGATGTCTGGATTAAGTAAACTGTTTGGTGGATTTGTTCCCGGCTTCCATCATGAATTGGGAACATCCATTAATGCCGCGTTCGGATTTTATCATCCGGTTCTCCAAAGTATCGTTTTGCCAAATTCAACGTTATTTGGGACGATCATCATGTGCTCCGAACTGTTTGCCGGGGTCTCCTTTATCTTGATTCCATTACTTGGGTTCCGTTCTTTTTCGTCAAGCTTATCAAAATGGGGGATGGTTGCGTCCATTCTCGCTGTGTTCTTAAGTACGAATGTTTTTTTCTTTAGTGGAGATCCGTTTTTTGTGAATCCCAGCGATCCTTATCAGGAAGCGGTATCCATTGATTTGTTGTTAGCACTTATGGAACTGACACTGTTCTCCTACTTCTATCAGGCGAATCGAACGATCAAAGAGGGCGCTAATGAAGATCCTCAAAAAGTAGAGAATGTATAAAAGTGTTCCGCTAAAAAAAGCTGTAATCGCAGAATGTTGAATCTTGTCCACCTCAGAGAACAAAAGGTATATAAAACTGAATGCCCTGATGAATAAAAAAATAAGGGTTTGTTTTCTCGAAACAAGTCTCTCCGGAATTTGTAAGTTTATTAGCTTCGCTATTGTTGGATGACTCAAATTCACAATTATTCAGTGGCCTGGATTCTTACAGAAGCACGGATTCAGCTAACTCGGCCCCCAGTTCACTCAGCGGTATTACGTCAAACCCTCTTTTGTCGGACAGTTTATTGTGGAACGCATTATCCTCTTCGGCTTTGGATCCGTCAACATTGCAGAGTGCAAGTTCTGTTTCCAATTTGTTATCTGGTGTTGATCAGTCGTCGGCCAATCTCTCGACGCAACAGAGCGGATTATATTCCATTTTGGTAAAACCGGAGTAATTGTTCTTGAACATTGATGAGCGCCCCGGTGCTCTTCCACCACAAGCCTTGCGACACACTCTTTATACTCAGGAGCTCGATGTTTCGGCACTGTGAACACATCCTTTAAAATTATAGTTCAATCATATGGGCTCCCATTTTGCTGTGTCCACCATTTAGACTAATTTTATGCCCGACTGAAAGAGGAGGTCGAGATCTTAAAAAAAGCCATGCACATCTTCACGCAAGGCCAGTCATAAGGTACAGGTTCATTCATGCTCATCGAAATGAACATTCTGTCGTGCTGATGTGCCGAGTTCTGAACGTATCGAAGAGCGGTTACTATAAGTGGGCCAGTGACGAACGACAAAACAGGCCGACAGAGCGGGAGAAGTCCCGTGAAACGCTGAAGCGGAAAATCAAGTCCTATTTTGAGCAGAAAGAGCAGCGGTATGGCAGCCCGCGTATTCACCGCTACTTGACCCGCAAGGGCTTTTGCGTTTCGCTCAAGACCGTGGCACGCTATATGAAGGCGATGGGATTGAAGGCCGTGCCGGAACACCGGTATGTTGTGACCACCGACTCGAAGCATGATCTGAGGGTCTACCCGAATCTGTTGAGCCGCCAGTTCCATCAGGAAGCACCTAACCAGGCCTGGGCCACGGATATGACCTATATCTGGACACTGGAGGGCTGGGTGTACCTGGCTTCGGTGATCGATTTGTTCTCACGAAAGGTGATCGGCTGGCACATGGCAGAGTCAATGACCAAGGAACTTCCGCTGCAGGCACTTAAGCTGGCCATTCACAAGCGGAGACCGGGTGAGGGGCTGATTCATCACTCTGACCGAGGGTCTCAGTACTGCTCCAACGACTACGTCGATGTGTTAAAACAGGCCAAGATGCAGATCAGTATGAGTCATAAGGGTGATCCCTACGACAACGCCTGCATGGAATCCTTTCACGCAACGCTGAAAAAGAAACTGGTTTACCGCCGGCGTTTCATCACACGGGCAGAGGCAATCCAGTCGATCAATCACTACATCCATGATTACAACACCCAGCGGATGCATTCCACTCTGGACTACTGGTCACCCAGTCAATTTGAGGCCATGTACCTGAAGAACCAGGCGGGATAAGGCCCAAAAGTAACCCAAAAGGGCTTCTGCCAAGAACAATCCGTTCTGGGACTGTTCCTGGCAGAAGCCGAACCAAGCGAAGCGCGGTAGGTGTTTAAGCAAAGCAAATTTCCACTTTTGCGTGTCCATTTTCTTGACAGAAGTTCACCTTCTCCCGGAAAATAGGCCAGAAGGGCAAACCATCAATCGGATTGTCTCTCATGGTCTTTGTTTATACAATCATTCGTCGTCTGGCCGGTGTCGCGAGCGTAATTAACCCTTTTTTATTGAACTTCTTCATCGCCTTGATAATCCGATCATGTCCGTCGGCGACCGGCGAGCCTTTAAGCTCTCGCGACATATCAGAC
This genomic window contains:
- a CDS encoding APC family permease → MGEKKTLKKNQLNFLEVIALSIAILAPTFASSMNFGLIASSASYSVSLVFIISVIALLLVSVAFVKFGKEFVSAGSAYTYVEAGLGNKFGAISGWALLLTYAGYTSGCSSAFGYLFSDFIRQLTGINIPWVIFALLSLLLIWYITYYDIKVSTRIMLFIEIFSVLLVLGIAIVVLIRVGTTTGLSAAPFKFSNGSSLNGIGAGMVAAILSFAGFEGAASLGEESRNPKKYIPVAILSTVIFAGVIYIFVSFAEINGFGVTSAGLKAFTSSGSTIVELSNKYAGAVFTVIITFAISISAFSTALGSSTASSRALYQLAKDGKVPSLFGKVHEKHNTPYIADSVITIASVIPIIALYFGSGLQIDGFTVFYYIGTIGTLGLIVVYLLTCISSVAYFGFNKKVWTWQNIAPIVGGLLLLYVLWANVSPSALSYPFNIFPYIALAFIAIGSIYTYYYQKGSRVAADQSNITN
- a CDS encoding IS3 family transposase; this encodes MLCPPFRLILCPTERGGRDLKKSHAHLHARPVIRYRFIHAHRNEHSVVLMCRVLNVSKSGYYKWASDERQNRPTEREKSRETLKRKIKSYFEQKEQRYGSPRIHRYLTRKGFCVSLKTVARYMKAMGLKAVPEHRYVVTTDSKHDLRVYPNLLSRQFHQEAPNQAWATDMTYIWTLEGWVYLASVIDLFSRKVIGWHMAESMTKELPLQALKLAIHKRRPGEGLIHHSDRGSQYCSNDYVDVLKQAKMQISMSHKGDPYDNACMESFHATLKKKLVYRRRFITRAEAIQSINHYIHDYNTQRMHSTLDYWSPSQFEAMYLKNQAG